A section of the Pseudomonas fluorescens genome encodes:
- the hrpT gene encoding HrpT family type III secretion system protein, translating to MKQRLSCVTLLSLVLLMTGCTPTCKGDSCSRPQSSAGKLVVWWPPQMRVEPGPSGERADYQTISLEQ from the coding sequence ATGAAACAGCGACTCTCCTGCGTCACGCTCCTCAGCCTGGTACTGCTTATGACGGGTTGTACACCGACGTGCAAAGGCGACTCCTGCTCGCGACCGCAATCGAGCGCTGGCAAGCTGGTGGTTTGGTGGCCGCCACAGATGCGAGTCGAACCCGGCCCATCGGGCGAAAGGGCGGACTATCAGACGATCTCTCTGGAGCAATGA
- a CDS encoding transcriptional regulator, protein MTTMGLPDDDVRRQVFLDNLVSGNVAYQPLCTGIGLCRLNASRKPGLALQIAPEALQAGQLERVLERRFAHAVVFDGCFVYLDTKGCLVIWHALAPNDQSVDDIIGRMLSLAKLETLDVYRAP, encoded by the coding sequence ATGACAACCATGGGACTACCCGACGATGATGTGCGTCGCCAGGTATTTCTGGACAACCTGGTGAGCGGCAACGTCGCTTACCAGCCCCTGTGCACGGGCATCGGCCTGTGCCGCCTGAATGCGAGCCGGAAGCCTGGCCTGGCCTTGCAGATTGCGCCTGAGGCGCTGCAAGCCGGCCAGCTGGAACGGGTGCTGGAGCGGCGCTTTGCCCACGCGGTGGTGTTCGATGGATGTTTTGTCTATCTCGATACCAAGGGCTGCCTGGTGATCTGGCATGCGCTGGCGCCCAACGACCAATCAGTCGATGACATCATCGGCCGTATGCTCTCGCTGGCCAAGCTCGAAACACTGGATGTGTACCGCGCACCCTAG